The Bacteroidota bacterium genome segment CTCTGCTGCGCAAGTAATATCGCAGGCAAAAGCAATATTTGCTCCCGCTCCGGCAGCCACTCCGTTCACCGCACACACAACAGGTTTTTCAATGTTGCGTATTTTTTGAATGATGGGATTATAGGTTTCGCGCACGATGTCAGAAATTTTTACATCGGGAGAAATTGCTTCCTGCAAATCCTGCCCGGCAGAAAATGCTCTTCCCTCACCGGTAATGTAAACTGTGCGAATATTTTTATCGGAAGCGCAAGCATCAAGCGTGCTTTGCATTTGCTTTGCCATAGCGCGATTGAAACTGTTCAGCGTTTCAGGACGGTTCAGAATTATTTTTCCTACTGCACCTTCGATGGAAAACTTTATAAATTCGTCTGACATAATGAATATTTTTAATGCTTGGTGTTGCTAAAATATTAAATATTACCTGTTACCTATTATTTATCTTCGTGTATTCATTCTCACCGAAAGAAAACATGCACAGTCAAATCCGTTATGTCGCGCTCGGAGATTCGTACACGATTTGTGAAGGCGCATCGTGGGAAGAATCATGGCCTGTGCTTCTCACAAAGCGCTTAAGTGAAAATGGAATTCCAATTAAACTTATTGCTAATCCTTCGCGCACCGGATATACAACCCAGGATTTGATTTACGATGAACTCCCGACTTTTGACGCTTCAGCACCCAACTTCGCTACGCTGCTCATTGGCGTGAATGATTGGGTGCAAAAAGTGGACGAGGAAAAATTTCATTCTAATCTTATTTTTATTCTCGACCATGTACAAAAAAAAGTGGGAAGCAAATTAGTACTGATTACCATTCCTGATTTCAGCATTTCGCCCGAAGGACCAAAATATTCTAACGGAAGAAACATTGCCGATGGCTTGCAAGAGTTCAACGCCATTATTAAGAGCGAAGCGGAGAAAAGAAAATTACTATGCGTGGATATTTTTGCGGTATCACAGCAAATGAAAAACAATCCTGAATTGATTTCAAAAGATAATCTTCATCCTTCTGCAAAAGAATATGCGCTGTGGGAAAATTTAATTTACCCGGTGGCGTACGGAGCGTTGAAATAATAATTTCATTTCACCAGTTCGCTGATAATATTTTCAGCCGAAACATTTTCGGCTTCGGCTTTGTAGTTGCGCACAATGCGATGGCGCAAAATAGCGGGAGCCACTGCGCGCACATCTTCCATATCAGGCGAATATTTTCCGTGAATCACCGCATTTGCTTTTGCACCCAGAATTAAATACTGCGAAGCGCGAGGCCCAGCACCCCACGAAATATATTGCTTCACTATGGGAGGCACACCGGCATTTTCAGGGCGCGTGCTGGATGCAAGATGCACTGCGTATTGCAAAAGATTTTCTGTAACCGGCACCCTGCGGATCAATTCCTGGAAGTAAGAAATTTCTTCTGCGCTTAAAATAATTTTGAGTTCGGCTTGGTCATCCGAAGTGGTTGCCTTCACCACTTTCACTTCTTCTTCAAACTTCGGATAGGTGAGCCACACATTGAACATGAAGCGGTCTAACTGCGCTTCAGGAAGCGGATACGTTCCTTCCTGCTCAATGGGGTTTTGCGTAGCAAGAACAAAAAACGGATTTCCCAATTCATATCTTTTTCCGGCAGTGGTTACCGCGCGCTCCTGCATGGCTTCGAGCAGTGCCGCCTGTGTTTTGGGCGGAGTGCGGTTTATTTCATCGGCAAGAATTATGTTGGCGAAGAGAGGACCTTTCAGAAATTTGAAATGGCGGCTCTCATCGAGGATTTCGGTTCCGATAATATCGGAGGGCATTAAATCGGGCGTGAACTGAATGCGGCTGTACTGCAAACCCAGCACGCGCGAAATGGTATTCACCAAAAGTGTTTTTGCCAAGCCCGGAACTCCCACGAGCAGGCAATGACCTTTACTGAGAATACAAATCAAAACATCTTCCACCACTTCGTGCTGCCCCACAATCACTTTTCCGATTTCGGCAGTGAGTTCTTTGTATTTATCGCGAAGCGCGTTTACGGCTTCAACATCATCTTTGAAATTCATTGCATCCATTTATTTTCAAAACTACAATTTTTGTATTCATCATTAATATGTACATACGTGGTGGCGACTTTTTTCTTAATCCACTTGTCGGTTATTTTTTGTTTCTTTTCCGCGAGGGCTTCGTCCTGAATTTTCTGGTAATCGTCTTTCAGGTTTGCGCGGTGCGGCTCGGTGCGGCTTTTCACAAACAACACGTGATACGATTGCTTTCCGTCTTTTCCCTGCGAAAGAATGGGCTGGGAGAGTTCGCCTGTTTTTAATTTATCAATGGTGAAAACAAGGTTCGGGTCAATCTGGCTGAGTTGGTCCATTTCAAACTTTGTGGTGCCGGTGTACGGATTATTAATGAGACCTCCGTTATGTTTTGTTTCTTCATCATCCGAAAAACGAGAAGCCGCTTCGGTGAGCGAAATGGAATCCTTGTGCACCAAATCGGAAATGCTGTCGAGAAATGTTTTTGCTTTTTTCAAATCGTCTGCCGATGGCTGCGGAATAATGAGAATGTGGCGCACATCCATTTCGTCTCCCCTCCTTTCTTCCACCATTAATATATGATAGCCGTATTCCGTTTCGAATACTTCGGAAATATCTTTCTCTTTTATTTTAAATGCCACCGCATCAAACTCAGGCACAAAACTTCCGCGCTGAATATTTTTATACAAGCCGCCTTGT includes the following:
- a CDS encoding AAA family ATPase; amino-acid sequence: MNFKDDVEAVNALRDKYKELTAEIGKVIVGQHEVVEDVLICILSKGHCLLVGVPGLAKTLLVNTISRVLGLQYSRIQFTPDLMPSDIIGTEILDESRHFKFLKGPLFANIILADEINRTPPKTQAALLEAMQERAVTTAGKRYELGNPFFVLATQNPIEQEGTYPLPEAQLDRFMFNVWLTYPKFEEEVKVVKATTSDDQAELKIILSAEEISYFQELIRRVPVTENLLQYAVHLASSTRPENAGVPPIVKQYISWGAGPRASQYLILGAKANAVIHGKYSPDMEDVRAVAPAILRHRIVRNYKAEAENVSAENIISELVK